In Cicer arietinum cultivar CDC Frontier isolate Library 1 chromosome 7, Cicar.CDCFrontier_v2.0, whole genome shotgun sequence, a single window of DNA contains:
- the LOC105851183 gene encoding LOW QUALITY PROTEIN: TMV resistance protein N-like (The sequence of the model RefSeq protein was modified relative to this genomic sequence to represent the inferred CDS: inserted 1 base in 1 codon; deleted 2 bases in 1 codon): MIVSLVPPSAVVRIAFEGRKEGYESKLIERIVKDVYSMICRVSTLHVVDYPVGLESRVDKVNKLLDLESDDVVQMVGIHGIGGIGKTTIARAIYNSINHQFEGLCFLHDVRENTIKFGLEHLQKTVLSKICGNGNFKIQNAKEGISMISKRFCRKKVLLVLDDVDKMAQLEAIAGDSNWFGPGSRVIITTRDKQLLETHRVEITYGVEELSETEALDLLSWNAFKTDKVVDASYAHVLKRALTYASGLPLALEVVGSNLLGKSIKDWSDALDQYENIPDKNILKVLKLSFDSLDKEERNIFCDIACFFNGHTLAEVEDILGAHYAFPVKSSIGVLTEKSLVNIDDGLVTLHNLIQDMGREIVRQESPYEPGKRSRLWFYKDVIQVLEEKSGSSTIESLLLDFPKDEVNSNGEDVNWDGETLKRMPNLRTLVIRNCRFNKSLTHLPNSLRVLEWMGYPSPSLPNDFHPKKLAILKLPESCLTISEPIQGFKSLTDLDFSYCQSITHISDVTGLPNLEKISFKHCENLTQIHESVGFLEKLRILDVVHCKNLRTFPPIRLISLEQLNLSHCSNLERFPEILGKMENITELHITGSRIKELPQPYSIQNLTRLRILELQLCGIVQLPCSIVMLPELSFIWVSRCQGLFLSKEDXFEELETKSSNTERLILSYCNISDDLLPIGLTWFANVKDLDLSGNNFEILHECIKECSSLRNLKLHYCRRLQKITGIPWKLETLSAKECTSLKSLDFTGEFHSLLRELVLDDCSFLQEIKGVLPNLDNFSAKNCTSLTNQSTSILMSQKTVEAGNKTFFLPGTKIPDWFTHRMIGESISFRFRKNFPVIYLCLVLEHVGEQAITVMFSPRVLINGIKQSLGNQKVYEFRIETDHILLFDIQLQKFEDNGDEFPSNNNWNNVVVSYVDHINNNGVSIKVAAKYSGIHISQQRSGIVDIRFTNAPQSLLSVNLNSNSMEAHQRLQTAAERHLKDQTKILSLPILSSAKLPHQIANVEKGMSTKPNVPTKWSLEDVIGETSERLQEEEVHPTTIPNDSFVIQSCRESDDIELEAVSSCEIESEESSSETEGSDSDDPFDCVDIRLGISAKETIFSRSGFEDASFGSIREAINALELIIVKELSEVSCDPDTQSRLHQLLLSTSSHLKVSVEAMEDIVEFKRKAFLSFQEFQSTVESVNKLKDFEKHLAKIKEETVAGKSRRKDLKNSIKKVFLDIKAENSRKKVLEEEIGTLRIQLATKERDLKQFALNLKNKEGTLSTYSTSYASLNEQAQALFKKADNLLSKSSGVKHEGEAAKVKQSKLKETWSIDLTNQFNKIKNNIIDLL; encoded by the exons atgataGTTTCTCTTGTTCCTCCATCTGCAGTAGTTAGAATTGCCTTTGAAGG GAGGAAGGAAGGATACGAATCTAAACTTATTGAGAGAATTGTTAAGGATGTCTATAGCATGATTTGTCGTGTTTCTACTTTACATGTTGTTGATTACCCAGTTGGATTGGAGTCCAGAGTGGATAAAGTAAACAAACTTCTTGATCTTGAATCTGATGATGTAGTCCAGATGGTAGGCATCCACGGTATCGGTGGAATTGGTAAAACTACAATTGCTCGAGCTATATATAATTCAATCAATCACCAGTTTGAAGGTTTGTGTTTTCTTCATGATGTTAGAGAGAACACAATTAAATTTGGCCTAGAGCATCTCCAAAAGACTGTGCTGTCTAAGATATGTGGAAATGggaattttaaaattcaaaacgCAAAAGAAGGAATTTCCATGATAAGCAAGAGGTTCTGCCGAAAAAAGGTTCTATTGGTTCTCGATGATGTTGACAAAATGGCGCAACTTGAGGCTATTGCAGGAGATTCTAATTGGTTTGGTCCTGGCAGTAGAGTTATCATTACAACTCGGGACAAGCAATTGCTAGAAACTCATCGGGTTGAAATAACATATGGAGTAGAGGAATTAAGTGAAACTGAAGCTCTTGATTTGCTTAGTTGGAATGCTTTCAAGACCGACAAAGTAGTCGATGCAAGTTATGCACATGTTTTAAAACGTGCATTGACATATGCTTCTGGGCTTCCACTGGCTTTGGAAGTAGTAGGCTCAAATTTGTTGGGAAAAAGTATAAAAGATTGGAGTGATGCATTGGATCAGTATGAAAATATTCCAGATAAAAATATCCTAAAGGTACTCAAATTAAGCTTTGATTCCTTGGATAAAGAAGAGAGGAATATTTTTTGTGATATTGCTTGCTTCTTCAATGGGCATACATTGGCAGAAGTGGAAGACATACTAGGGGCTCATTATGCTTTTCCTGTGAAAAGTAGTATAGGAGTGTTGACTGAAAAGTCTCTTGTAAATATTGATGATGGTCTTGTGACATTACATAACTTGATACAAGACATGGGTAGAGAAATTGTCCGACAGGAATCACCATATGAGCCTGGAAAACGCAGTAGGTTATGGTTCTACAAAGATGTAATTCAAGTTTTAGAAGAAAAATCA ggtTCTAGTACaattgaaagcttattattggATTTCCCCAAAGATGAAGTAAACTCAAATGGTGAAGACGTAAATTGGGATGGAGAGACCTTAAAGAGAATGCCAAATCTCAGAACACTTGTTATTAGAAATTGTCGTTTTAACAAAAGCCTCACACATCTTCCCAATAGTTTAAGAGTGCTGGAATGGATGGGGTATCCTTCACCATCATTACCAAACGATTTTCATCCAAAGAAACTTGCCATACTCAAATTACCTGAAAGTTGCCTGACGATAAGTGAACCAATTCAG GGTTTCAAAAGTCTGACTGATCTGGATTTCAGCTACTGTCAATCTATAACTCATATATCTGATGTAACTGGCCTCcctaatttagaaaaaatatcttttaaacaTTGTGAAAATTTAACTCAAATTCACGAGTCAGTTGGATTTCTAGAAAAACTTAGAATATTGGATGTTGTTCATTGCAAGAATCTCAGGACTTTTCCACCCATCCGATTGATCTCTCTTGAACAACTTAATCTTTCACATTGCTCAAATCTTGAGAGATTCCCTGAAATATTGGGAAAGATGGAAAATATTACAGAGCTTCATATAACTGGAAGTCGTATAAAAGAATTGCCACAA CCATATTCAATTCAAAACCTTACTCGGCTTCGAATATTGGAACTTCAATTGTGTGGAATTGTTCAATTGCCATGCAGCATTGTCATGTTGCCAGAACTTAGTTTTATTTGGGTTTCGAGATGCCAAGGGTTGTTTTTATCCAAAGAGG AATTTGAAGAATTGGAAACCAAGTCATCAAATACAGAGCGTCTTATTTTATCATATTGCAATATATCAGATGACTTACTTCCAATAGGTCTTACTTGGTTTGCCAATGTGAAAGATTTGGACCTATCAGggaataattttgaaattcttcATGAATGCATCAAAGAGTGTTCCTCTTTGAGGAACCTTAAGCTGCATTATTGCAGGCGTTTACAAAAAATTACAGGGATACCATGGAAATTAGAAACATTATCTGCAAAAGAATGCACTTCCTTGAAATCCCTGGACTTCACAGGAGAATTTCACTCTTTGTTAAGAGAGCTTGTTTTGGATGATTGTTCGTTTTTACAAGAAATTAAAGGGGTTCTGCCAAACTTGGATAACTTCTCTGCAAAAAACTGCACGTCATTGACTAACCAATCTACAAGCATTTTAATGAGTCAG AAAACGGTAGAAGCTGGAAACAAGACGTTTTTTTTGCCAGGAACAAAGATTCCAGATTGGTTTACACACCGTATGATTGGAGAATCGATATCATTCAGGTTTCGTAAGAATTTCCCGGTAATTTATCTTTGTCTTGTTCTTGAACATGTGGGTGAGCAAGCTATCACTGTGATGTTTAGCCCTAGAGTGTTAATCAATGGCATTAAGCAGTCCCTTGGCAATCAGAAAGTCTATGAGTTTAGGATAGAAACAGATCACATTCTTTTGTTTGATATACAACTGCAAAAGTTTGAAGATAACGGAGATGAATTCCCTTCAAACAATAATTGGAATAATGTGGTGGTTTCATATGTTGATCATATTAACAACAATGGGGTCTCAATTAAAGTGGCTGCTAAATATAGTGGAATTCATATATCTCAACAAAGAAGTGGTATTGTGGATATTCGATTTACCAATGCTCCACAGtcattgctaagtgtgaatttgaattcaaattcaATGGAGGCACACCAAAGATTACAG aCCGCAGCAGAGAGACACTTGAAAGACCAAACAAAGATATTATCGTTACCCATTTTGTCATCTGCCAAACTTCCACATCAAATCGCTAATGTGGAAAAAGGTATGAGCACTAAACCAAATGTTCCAACTAAGTGGTCTTTGGAGGATGTCATAGGAGAAACTTCAGAGAGACTTCAAGAGGAGGAAGTTCATCCTACTACCATTCCAAATGACTCTTTTGTCATTCAAAGTTGTCGCGAGAGTGATGATATTGAACTAGAAGCAGTATCCTCTTGTGAAATTGAATCTGAAGAATCTTCCTCAGAGACTGAAGGTTCTGACTCAGATGATCCCTTTGACTGTGTCGATATAAGACTTGGAATTAGTGCCAAGGAAACCATATTTTCTCGATCAGGTTTTGAAGATGCTTCATTTGGATCAATTAGAGAGGCTATTAATGCCTTGGAATTGATAATTGTTAAAGAGTTATCTGAAGTCTCTTGTGATCCTGACACACAGTCTAGACTTCATCAACTGTTACTGAGTACTAGCAGCCACTTGAAGGTGAGTGTAGAGGCGATGGAAGATATTGTGGAGTTCAAGAGAAAAGCCTTTTTATCATTCCAAGAATTCCAATCCACTGTTGAGTCTGTCAACAAACTGAAAGATTTTGAGAAGCATCTGGCCAAAATTAAAGAGGAGACTGTTGCAGGCAAGAGTCGAAGAAAGGACCTCaaaaactcaataaaaaaagtttttttagaCATCAAGGCCGAAAATAGTAGGAAAAAGGTGTTAGAGGAAGAAATTGGAACTTTAAGAATACAGCTAGCTACCAAAGAAAGGGACCTTAAACAATTTGCGTTGAATCTTAAGAATAAAGAGGGAACACTCTCAACCTATTCAACAAGTTATGCTTCTCTCAATGAGCAAGCACAAGCACTATTTAAAAAAGCTGATAATCTACTTTCTAAGAGCAGTGGGGTAAAACATGAGGGTGAAGCCGCCAAAGTGAAGCAGAGTAAGCTCAAGGAGACATGGTCTATTGACCTAACCAACCAATTCAACaagattaaaaataacattattgacCTATTATGA